A genomic region of Oryza glaberrima chromosome 1, OglaRS2, whole genome shotgun sequence contains the following coding sequences:
- the LOC127761616 gene encoding uncharacterized protein LOC127761616, whose protein sequence is MTKISVEFCIISARGLGRRSALLKPQWFSVAWIDPNSKYCTKIDASGNSDVNWGTKFSLSVDEHDMSMQQMELTVEVYRREPVFLREHLQGTAVIQMKEYFDKFSQGKDPSGVTEETSSFQLRRKKSDKPHGFVDISIRICKEENNRATFSGSQEGLKYPDQVGITLAIEDGPVYNYPPMPSSHFKGYTQDVDHYSNSMPVTAATRPGQSPPGSNYSYQPTMVPPILPHPTSNPSFFTPQYPTRGPVPQTYINVPPRMGGQNSTRNFGMGLGAGALAAGTMIFGENLLSGQSLNTGLDGASLSISKDAPF, encoded by the exons ATGACGAAAATATCAGTCGAGTTCTGCATAATCTCCGCGCGTGGTTTAGGCCGCAGATCAGCATTGTTGAAGCCACAGTGGTTTTCAGTTGCATGGATTGATCCAAACAGCAAGTACTGCACCAAGATTGACGCATCAGGGAACTCTGATGTGAATTGGGGAACTAAGTTCTCTCTTTCTGTTGATGAACATGATATGAGCATGCAGCAGATGGAACTAACAGTTGAAGTTTACAGGAGAGAGCCCGTATTTCTAAGGGAGCATCTCCAGGGAACTGCAGTCATCCAGATGAAGGAGTACTTTGATAAATTTTCACAGGGCAAGGATCCTTCGGGAGTAACTGAGGAGACTTCAAGTTTTCAGCTTAGGAGGAAGAAGTCAGACAAACCCCATGGATTTGTTGATATCTCCATCCGTATCTGCAAGGAAGAAAACAATCGTGCTACGTTCTCAG GATCACAGGAAGGATTGAAGTACCCAGATCAGGTTGGCATCACATTAGCTATAGAAGATGGTCCAGTTTACAATTATCCACCAATGCCTTCCAGCCATTTTAAGGGGTACACCCAAGATGTTGATCATTACAGCAACTCCATGCCAGTGACCGCTGCCACTCGCCCAGGACAATCACCACCAGGAAGCAACTACAGTTACCAACCCACAATGGTTCCACCAATCCTGCCACATCCAACTTCAAACCCCAGTTTCTTTACACCACAGTATCCAACAAGGGGGCCAGTGCCACAGACCTACATAAATGTGCCACCAAGAATGGGAGGTCAAAACAGCACACGGAATTTTGGAATGGGGCTTGGAGCAGGAGCACTGGCTGCAGGAACTATGATATTTGGTGAAAACCTCTTGTCTGGTCAAAGTTTAAATACTGGTCTTGATGGAGCGAGCCTATCAATATCCAAGGATGCACCATTCTGA
- the LOC127761607 gene encoding pentatricopeptide repeat-containing protein At3g14730: MAALRVPLRAILATPRAAGPRLLLPLHAHLLVSGRLAASPAALTSLVSLYARAAAPALHRHVAPLLLDRPSPPPLPCFNAGLSLPHPLALAVFRGLRHAYSPDAFSFPPLVSSAPSPPHLLALHALALRCGLAHDLFCASAMLRSCLRFGLADHARRLFGELPRRDVVVWNAMVNGFARLGCFGHAVECFRMMREDGEVEISSFTVTGILSVCTATADLGHGAAVHGLVVKSAFDQEVSVCNALVDLYGKCHKVDDAAMVFEGMADIVKDLFSWNSMLSALHYSADHAGTMKLFSRMRRVAVWPDAVTVAAVLPACAQTAALQVGREVHGYIVTSGLACHGALDSFACNALVDMYAKSGALDEARRIFDRMQQRDVASWNIMIDGYASHGHGKEALELFCQMTEVERLLPDEITLLGALSACSHSGLVEEGKNFLKRMKEEFSLEPQLEHYACVTDMLGRAGRLEEARKVVEDAGDVGVGAWRTYLAACRMHGDKERAQEAARMLMTTEQSESGGWVLLANTYGWEGNFDELEEVRGEMKRRGVQKAAPGCSWVEVGGDDRGSGAVMHAFVSGDRGHPEADMIYEMLHALISWMRDCSHLSNTTPLYSVEHS, translated from the coding sequence ATGGCGGCGCTGCGCGTCCCGCTCCGCGCGATCCTCGCCAccccgcgcgcggcggggccgcgcctcctcctcccgctccacGCCCACCTCCTCGtctccggccgcctcgccgcctccccggccGCGCTCACCTCCCTCGTCTCGCTctacgcgcgcgccgccgccccggcgctCCACCGCCACGTCGCCCCGCTCCTCCTGGACCggccgtcgcccccgccgctgccCTGCTTCAACGCGGGGCTCTCCCTGCCCCACCCGCTCGCGCTCGCGGTGTTCCGTGGCCTCCGCCACGCGTACTCCCCGGACGCCTTCTCCTTCCCGCCCCTCGTCTcctccgcgccctcgccgccacacCTCCTCGCGCTCCACGCCCTCGCGCTCCGCTGCGGCCTCGCGCACGACCTCTTCTGCGCCAGCGCGATGCTCCGCTCGTGCCTCAGGTTTGGACTCGCGgaccacgcgcgccgcctgttCGGCGAATTGCCGCGCCGGGACGTGGTGGTGTGGAACGCGATGGTCAATGGGTTTGCCAGGCTCGGGTGCTTCGGCCACGCCGTGGAGTGCTTCCGGATGATGAGGGAGGACGGTGAGGTCGAGATCAGCAGCTTCACCGTCACCGGCATCCTGTCGGTCTGTACCGCCACAGCGGATTTGGGGCACGGGGCTGCGGTTCATGGGCTAGTGGTGAAGTCCGCGTTTGACCAGGAGGTGTCTGTGTGCAATGCGTTGGTGGATCTTTACGGGAAGTGCCACAAGGTGGATGATGCAGCAATGGTGTTTGAGGGGATGGCGGACATAGTCAAGGATCTGTTCAGCTGGAACTCAATGCTGTCAGCGCTGCATTACTCCGCTGACCATGCTGGGACAATGAAGCTGTTTTCAAGGATGAGACGCGTTGCTGTGTGGCCAGATGCAGTGACCGTTGCGGCTGTTCTTCCTGCATGCGCGCAGACTGCAGCATTGCAGGTGGGAAGGGAAGTGCATGGGTACATTGTAACTAGTGGACTGGCTTGCCATGGCGCGTTGGACTCGTTTGCTTGTAATGCACTGGTGGACATGTATGCCAAGAGTGGGGCTTTGGATGAGGCTCGTCGCATATTTGATCGGATGCAACAGCGGGATGTGGCATCATGGAATATTATGATTGATGGATATGCATCGCACGGGCATGGGAAGGAAGCACTGGAGTTGTTCTGCCAGATGACAGAGGTGGAACGGCTTCTTCCAGATGAGATAACACTGTTGGGGGCATTGTCGGCTTGCAGCCATTCCGGGCTTGTTGAAGAAGGGAAGAATTTTCTGAAGAGAATGAAAGAGGAATTTTCTTTGGAGCCACAGTTAGAGCACTACGCATGTGTGACTGACATGCTTGGGCGTGCAGGGAGGCTGGAGGAGGCTAGAAAGGTAGTAGAGGATGCAGGGGATGTGGGGGTTGGTGCTTGGAGGACATACCTTGCAGCATGCCGGATGCATGGTGATAAGGAGAGAGCCCAAGAGGCAGCTAGGATGCTGATGACGACAGAGCAGTCTGAGAGTGGTGGGTGGGTGCTGCTAGCGAATACATATGGCTGGGAGGGAAACTTTGACGAACTGGAAGAGGTGAGGGGCGAGATGAAACGGCGAGGAGTACAGAAAGCTGCACCAGGCTGCAGCTGGGTTGAGGTGGGTGGAGATGATAGGGGGAGTGGAGCAGTGATGCATGCTTTTGTCAGTGGGGATAGGGGACACCCTGAGGCTGACATGATCTACGAAATGTTACATGCGCTGATAAGTTGGATGAGGGATTGCAGCCACCTGAGTAATACGACCCCATTATATTCAGTAGAACACTCATGA